TACACCCCCTTTTATTAGCAGAAAGTTAAATTATTTTCTAGCTCGTTCACATTTGTGTATTGCTTAAATTGTTTTTCTCTGGCCTAATGCCTTGGTGAGAAGCTGTGAAGGATTAAAAAGAGTTTTCTTGTCTGTGAAGAGTTGCATTTATGGCCTTTGTTTGCATGTTATGTTATTGGCAGTGTACACTCTTGCTTATTTAAGCATAATAATCTGTCTTAGTGATGTAAGCTATCTTCTGATTGGTTAAAACACTGGCCAAAAAAATAAGACTCCTGTGTTCTGTATTGAATAAATTAAACTGCTTGGACTTGGCCATCAGAAGACTGTAGTAGGAATGTGCTTAACACTTTTCTGTATGTAAGGAAAAGTAAAGATCTCTTTTCTTTAAACTCGGCCACAGTGAAAAGTTCAGGAAAATCCATAACATAGCTTGCATAGGTAAGTACATTTAACAGAAGTTTGTCTTTCTCTTTATATTGgacatattttatttgaatttttaatgaaTCTGAAGGAAGTGTGTTCAAGCTATTCTGTGTAGTCATTCGTTTAAGTCGTAcatgttttagttatttttttttctgctattgtATACCTGAAATTTGTCAAAGCGCTCTGAACCTGTACTAAATTCTGCACAAAACTACactgaagtggaaaaaaataacagGCTCTTTGTTTTTGCAGTAGGATTATAAACTAAAAAGTGTTTACTGTCTCTACCAGTCTGTCCACATGAGTTTGTAGCTGAGATGGGCTCACCGGTGAGTGAGAGTCTTAGTCTTAATAATGAAgtttagtatagatataataaaTTAAGTCAATAAATAAGCCAGTTAAAAAATCAGTACTCttgtaaacattaaaaatgagcagTAAATACTACAAAGCCTTCCAAGACTTGAGGTGGTGTTGTTCAACAAGTCAATCATGGCTTTCTCTCCTGTTGTGTCCTCAGCTCACTCAAGCAAGTCTTCCCTACTGGCGGCGACACTGATGGCAATGGTTGCCATCACCTGCCCTTTTTATCTTTGACCAAGACGCACTTAGCCTGCCCTGCCTCTTCCCATATGCTTGGGAGGGTCATTCCTCGCCTCCACTCCTACAGAACTGTTCAGCATGGACGCACCTCAGAGTGCCATTCACTTTGCTCTGCTCTGTTAAAGGGGCCTGACAACAGTGCTTCCTCTCTCTCCACCATACGCATTTGCTCTCCTGCAATTACCGTGCCGTTTCTTTTTAGCCATTACCCTCCAATCATTCTGTTAACTCCCAATCATATGGTTTGGACTCTTCTTTTTAGCAATTGGGGGGAATAGGTGTGCTAACAAGGTAATCGGCCAAACCATGTGCGGATAGCCTCATTAACACCCCTGAACACCTCTGTCACTTTACCACATGCCAGCACCCCAAGTTTGACCgcactgtatattattaaaaaaccTGTGCTCACTTCATGACAACATATAATTATATTTACCTTTTAACTAGGATCTTAAAATATGCCTCTCTTAATTACAACAGCTATGCACTGAACTCTGGGTCACTAGATAGTTTGGACTAAcaagttttttaattagaaattaCATCTTGTTATTAATAGAACATGCTATTTAATTAGATGTGGTGCCCCTTATCAGTTTTCTAGTAGGACGAGCAGTGTTTTTTCTCAGTCCCTCAGTTGCAAATCCCTCCCCCCATTAATGATATTCACAGAAAACTGTTAATTGTACTGTTACTTGTaaattgaaatactgtatttaattgaTAGGGAAAAATAACAACCAGCAAGAGAATTACAATTCATCAAAAAATGTGGAAATCCAATGGTTGCCAATACAGTCAAAGCCAAGACTGCAATAaacatgtttgtaaattttaaagagAAGTTAAAAGTCGGCATTAATCTCTGAAATTACAGATAGAACTAGAGaaagcccattttaattaaaaagagaagcttaattaacaacaagaattgacattagattatgaaaatgatgatagaagaagggcggcacggtggcgcagtggtagcactgctgcctcacagttagaggagacctgggttcgcttcccgggacctccctgggagtttgcatgttctccctgtgtctgtgtgggtttcctccgggtgctccagtttcctctcgcagtctaaagacatgcaggttaggtgagttggcgatcctaaattatccctagtgtgtgtgtgcgtgcccatctgtggtgggctggcaccctgcccggggtttgtttgtgtgttgactgagattggctccagaagaaccccgtgaccctgtagttaggatatagagggttgggtaatggatggatggatgatagaaGAAACTTGCAGAATCTAGCACCCCTGCACTCAATGATGATCATCTGGcaatgctgaaaaaaaataaaactccagtcaGTACAGACTCCATCTGCACTTGGCCAGGtattcatgttttattaaaaatgacctcattatgtttaaaactgaaaacaatacAGACTGTATATGCAGTCCTTGTGTTTATAGAGTGATAAACGTCCCTGTGAAGCATCTGTTAAGTGGCACAAAATTACCTAAAATACTGCATTTAAAAACTCGGAGAAGAGGCAGCATCTTAAAGTAATTGATTCCTGCAGAGGTTTGATGTGCAGAAGGGTAGGCTTTTCTCCAGCAATTTGTCTCATGctatgttttcttatttcagcTCTTTAGAGTTAtgtctgtattctttttttttttatatagatattCAGATTTTGCAAATCAAAATGTCACAAGAACTTTAAGAAGAAGCGCAATCCAAGAAAGGTCAGATGGACAAAGGCTTTCCGTAAATCAGCAGGCAAAGAATTAACAGTAGTAAGTGTGcattatatgtttttaaaatgaacttttatttCTGTCAGAAAGCAGATTGCCATTAAGAGCATATGCATTTGTCTCTTTGCTTGCACAGGATAATTCACTCGAATTTGAGAAACGCAGAAATGTGCCTGTCAAATACCAGAGGGAATTGTGGAATAAGACAGGTAAGTGTGACACATGTAATAGCGTTTCATTGTAAGGTATAAAATGGAGGAGTTCACTATGGTAGTGGTAATGTGTTTTAGACACTGCTTATTTCACAGTTATAAACTCGTAATTGTATGAAATATctcataacctttttttttttttttagaaacttgTTACATATACTATGCCCAACCACAATAACCATATTAATGAGCTTTATATATCAAAGGTCTTTTTCAAGGATATTAACACATGAAGCTGTGTATGTTTGCCATGTGGGTttctgtgagagagagagagagcaagcgagcgagcgcGAGTGTCAGCCTGCTGCTGCAGTTGTATAAGACAGACCCTCGCAGTTAGAAACCTGATTAGTGAATGTAGTTTATGCTCTCCCTTAATTCTACTGGCTTGGATGGCTTATTCTGTTATCCAAAGACCCCACTTTACAGTTCCAATGCAGTCTCCAAGAAGATAACCAGCTGAGAGAATGGCATCAATCGGAGTGACCTCACCTGGAGTCACTGAGTAGAGGGTGAGGAAAAGAGGAGGTCCAGATATAGtgaggttgagagagagagacagagactgcTATTAAGAGGAACCCTTACAGTTAGAACCCCCGTTGATCATTATAATTTGAAATGTTCTTCTTTAGCTCCACTGGCTAAAATTGGGGGTTCTGTAATCCACAGGCCTTCCATTCACTTCAAAAATTATAATTGCAACACATAAAAAGTCTGTAAGGTTTGGACAAACATCCCACTAAGACTTTATTAAAGTATAGTGACCAGGTATAtgataaatataatgaaataactgAACCTACCTATGGTATACAGAGTGTTTTATCATTTTAACTGGCAAAGTCAGTCCAGATTCAATAGGACAACAGTACTGCAATGGGACTATTACTCCCTGTAAAGAGACCTGAGATCCAGAATTATTTTTGCGCTTACCTGACGTCGTACTAATGTAGTTTACAAAATTAGATAGCTGATGTATTATTACTCTGAGACTTGCATTTTTTATGaatgagatttacattaaaacattgaTTACAGAAGAGACTGATCAATAAATGACCATTGATGGCATCAGCTTGAAATTCTAAATGCATAATTGAGAAATTGGTTgcctaggattttttttttttttttggacggaTTGATGCCTACATGTTTTGCCCTTTTAAAGATATGCCTTTGTGCTCTCTGCTAGGCAAGTTAGTGTGTTCTGAGAgatgatgcatttttttcttgcGGCACACCATCTTGTTAAAGAAAAAGGAAgtttaagttgtggatttgttgCCTATAGGACATGTCAATAagtcaattaaaaaataagaataatattaGGGAAGAAAACggggaagaaacaaaaaaggagatATTACAAAAGggcaaatttttaaaacaattttctgtGCCGCCTCCTATTATATGTAGTAATTTTGATTCTCCTGCCTTTGCTCAGAAATTTTGTTTTTAGATGACTGAATGCTCCTAAAATATAGCTATTTAAGTAAGATTTATCGTCATCATTTGAATGGACAGGCTCTCTGTACCTTGTTCTaaacttttgtttctcttttttgtaaaACCTGGCTGTTAAATGTCCCGTTTGACTTGCCTCACTGGGTTACTGTATCATATTCAGTAAACATGAATTAGAAATTGTATATTCCTGTACAAAGACTAAATATGAACCACCTGTACTTCAGTGTTAAACCTTTAGGAAAATACCTTAATTTCAAAATCCCAGCTAATAATAGTAAGATTTCCTCTCTTTTGCTTTGAAAGAGACTAACTCCTTCAGTAACACATGTGGACACATCTGCCATAAGGCCCTTGCACTAATTTTTGTCCTCGGGATATCACTCTCATTGTTGTGATTTATATTTGAAAACTAAACAGCTTCTCATAGTCCTGACATCCCCTTAAGAGATTTCTTTTGTTATGGGCTAGTTTGATGTTAGAATAAGTAGAATTAATTCTAGCTAATCCGCCTAATATTTTCTGGTGATTGCAAGCAAATGGAGAATGCAcatcttttgaaaataaatgaagtggCAATATTTTTCTATCTTGTAAgcaacacatttttataaatttgtatttttttttccacaagtaATTGCAATGAAGAAAGTTGAAGAAATCAAGCGGAAGCGGCAAGCTAGGTTCATTATGAACAGGtaaattacttttacttttcaCTCATTGAATGTAGGTTATGATCCAATGGCATTGACATtaataattgtgaatttccccttgggattaataaagtatctatctatctatctgttatgtactgcctttcctctatctatctatctgtctgtctgtctgtctgtctgtctgtctgtctgtctgtctgtctgtctgtctgtctgtctgtctgtctatctatctatctatctatctatctatctaattcattaGATATTTTCAGAACTGGATTAATTTCAACATCAAGTGCCACTAGTGATGTTCCCTAGAATAATTTGAGTAACCAACAACTCCTAATGAAGTTTTACAAGGCTGCAGACTACATTTCTTAAGATCCATTATGCAGATAAACAGAACATAACGAGACAGTTCACATTCATTTACTCAGTATATATTTGCATTGAACAAGCCTCGCCTTTTAAAATGGGGAGTGAAAGAATCATTTTGCAGAAGAAACAATGTAATTTGGCATTTAGTTCTTAACTATCAAAGGGTTTCTTTAGCGATTTCCTAAATTAAGTTTGTGTTGttacatttttgatttaaaaattcatgttatacagtatttgcttcTTGCCAATATCAAAACAGTGCCAGAAATTACTTTCTGTCACTATCAAGTTctgtgtcatcttttttttttttggtgtttgagTTTATTAGTTTTAGTCTAAAGCaaggttttttttcttgcagTATATTTGTTTGTAACAAGTAACTTGGGTTAACACCACCATTTTAGAATACTTTTGCAGTACTTCATAGCTGTATTCATTTCAAAAATGGTTTCatattttccaaatttttaattcatgaatgggtttttttttatttttcatatataatgTTAATGTAGCTAGAAATTccaatgttaatattttacattttttaataacttaAAGGCTAAAGAAAGGAAAGCAGCTGGAGAAAGAAGAGGACATCATAGAAGTCAAAAAGAACATTCATCTTATCAGGGCTCCACATGCAGGTAAAAAGTTGCTCATTCAAAGTATAcgtaatgttttatttgaaactggcagGATGTTTTAACTTTCAAAGGGGATATGAATAATCTTGAATACTGCTGTTTTTAACAGTGCTTGAAAGTAATTAAGTAGACCTGTTCCTTTAAATTTAGACTTACAGCAGAGCCACACATCATCTGTCAAGTAATGATTCCAGGTGGTCTATCCCTGAAGCAccatgttaattttttaaaaattttattatgtaaattaaacTAATTAGCTTGGATAATAAATGTGCTAATCATTTGTATCCAGGTGTGAGTGGTTGCGCATTCAAATGAATTACATTGTACACTGTACAATCTGTTAGGCCACTAGTATCCTCTAGAGCTGACATCATCTCAACTTTCAGTGAATGAGTTTAATCTTAATTTTCACAAccgtaagaaaaaaaaaaaactaatgttcCCATAAGTAGTGAAtgtaaatcatgttttttttttttcgttataTGCTGATATACTTTGTTTCCAAACCAAAAATGATATTCATCAATCATTCAGAGTGCTACCAGCCTGGTAGATAGTGACAAAATAGTTACTTactaataaaatgtgtgtttattattgtgtttggTGTATCGAGTCCTTAGC
This genomic window from Polypterus senegalus isolate Bchr_013 chromosome 12, ASM1683550v1, whole genome shotgun sequence contains:
- the LOC120539923 gene encoding probable ribosome biogenesis protein RLP24, yielding MRIEKCYFCSGPIYPGHGMMFVRNDCKIFRFCKSKCHKNFKKKRNPRKVRWTKAFRKSAGKELTVDNSLEFEKRRNVPVKYQRELWNKTVIAMKKVEEIKRKRQARFIMNRLKKGKQLEKEEDIIEVKKNIHLIRAPHAGKAKQLEDKMVQKLQEDVDMGEES